TTTTAGTATTGATTCTTTTACAAAATACCTCCCCACTTCTAACCCTTACTAATTATTAATCTCTTTAGTTTTCGGTACTTGTACCGAAGGAATGGGGAGAGGGCTCCGCCCTGAACCCATTTTAAATTCAAAATCTCATTTTCTGAAAACTATCATTTTCTTAATCTCTTTAGTTTTCGGTACTTGTACCGAAGGAATGGGGAGAGGGCTCCGCCCTGAACCCATTTTAAATTCAAAATCTCATTTTCTGAAAACTATCATTTTCTTAATCTCTTTAGTTTTCGGTACTTGTACCTAAGGAATAGGGAGAAGACTCCGCCTTGGACCCATTTTAAATTCAAAATCTCATTTTCCAAAAACTATCTTTTCTAAAGTACCTATATTAATTGTCAGCTATTTTACGTTCTCCAAAAATCTTTGTACCAATCCTTAGAAATGTTGAGCCTTCTTCTATTGCAATTCTATAATCGTTACTCATTCCCATGGATAATTCTTTTAAACTTGGAAACTTCGCGGATAAACTATCTCTAAGTTCACGAAGTGTTGAAAAAGTTTTTCTAATGTTATTTTTGTCTTGTGTATAAGGTGCCATAGTCATCAAACCAATAACTTCGATATTTTTATAGTTTTTTACTTTATTTAAAAAGTCTTCTACCTGAAACGGTTGAAGACCGGCCTTTGTTTCTTCACCAGAAACATTAACTTCTAAAAAAATTTTTTGTATTTTATTTATCGTTTCAGCTCTTTTTTGAATTTCTTCGATTTCTTTTAATCGACAAACAGAATGTATATATTCCGCAATATTAACAATATTTTTTATCTTTTTAGTTTGAATTCTACCTATAAAATGCCAAGTTATATCCAAATTTTCTAAAGTTGTATGCTTACTCTGCATCTCTTGAGCCCTATTTTCACCAAAATCGTTTTGACCTTCCTCATAAATTGACTTTATAGACTCTGCTGAAAAGTTTTTTGAAACAGCTACTAATTTTATTTCCTCATAGTTTCTTTTACAGTTTAAAGCAATTTCTTTGATCTCTTCTTTTAACTTTTTATAATTTTCTTTTATAAGTTCATTAATCAATTTCACTTTCACTCCATAAAGTAATATTGTCTTTAAAAGATCTTTTGTTATAATTTAGTTTTTTGTAAGCTTTTTCTGTTGCCACTCTTCCACGAGGCGTCCTTATTATGAATCCAGATTGAAGTAAAAATGGTTCGTAAACTTCACTTATAGAGTCAGGTTCTATGCCAAGGGAAGAAGCAAGTGCATTAATTCCTACTGGTCCACCATCGTAATTCTCTATTATTGTTTTTAAAATCTTTCTATCCATTTTATCCAGCCCATCGGTATCCATTTCAAGTAAATTCATAGTATTAATAACGTCTTCAACTTCTATAATGTTTTTACCATTTACTTGGATGTAATCTCTAACTCTTCTTAATAATCTATTAGCAATTCTTGGAGTTCCTCTTGATCTTTGAGCTAAAAGCAAAGAAGCCT
This genomic interval from Petrotoga sp. 9PWA.NaAc.5.4 contains the following:
- a CDS encoding YggS family pyridoxal phosphate-dependent enzyme — encoded protein: MNELIKENYKKLKEEIKEIALNCKRNYEEIKLVAVSKNFSAESIKSIYEEGQNDFGENRAQEMQSKHTTLENLDITWHFIGRIQTKKIKNIVNIAEYIHSVCRLKEIEEIQKRAETINKIQKIFLEVNVSGEETKAGLQPFQVEDFLNKVKNYKNIEVIGLMTMAPYTQDKNNIRKTFSTLRELRDSLSAKFPSLKELSMGMSNDYRIAIEEGSTFLRIGTKIFGERKIADN